The following proteins are encoded in a genomic region of Leifsonia psychrotolerans:
- a CDS encoding ABC transporter substrate-binding protein, translated as MFSRVRKTLAIGAAAAIVLTLGACSADASAEADGPATAGVAENLKVGWSTIYLSPSWMQQTEKLLNEEAGRLKDQGIVASIETLNANGDTSQQIAQIRTMIQQKYDIILVDAGSSTALNPVMEDAIEEGITVVNFDSLVTSDKVTKVGTDQGKWGGMLAQWLVDELDGKGDIIAFNGPAGVAVSEDRWAGAKAVFDKNPDIKIVTTLNSEYNIAPAAQAFASAYAANPDIDGVFAQGGALGLAALQTLIKRDAPMIPITGENYNGFLKAWSDNIPNGFSSMSTAQPNWMSAVALRAAVAIKQGKDIPKWIEIPLPEITNDNLTEFVKTGEPDDSYPINEFSDADIKALLGL; from the coding sequence ATGTTTTCACGTGTTCGCAAGACCCTCGCCATCGGCGCGGCAGCAGCAATCGTCCTCACTCTCGGTGCCTGTAGCGCCGATGCGTCAGCGGAGGCAGACGGCCCGGCCACGGCCGGCGTCGCCGAGAACCTCAAGGTCGGCTGGTCGACCATCTACCTCAGCCCGTCCTGGATGCAGCAGACCGAAAAGCTCCTCAACGAGGAAGCCGGCCGTCTGAAGGACCAGGGCATCGTCGCTTCGATCGAGACGCTCAACGCCAATGGCGACACCTCGCAGCAGATCGCCCAGATCCGCACCATGATTCAGCAGAAGTACGACATCATCCTCGTCGATGCCGGCTCCTCGACCGCGCTGAACCCGGTCATGGAAGATGCCATCGAGGAGGGCATCACCGTGGTCAACTTCGACTCGCTCGTCACGAGCGACAAGGTCACCAAGGTGGGCACCGATCAGGGCAAGTGGGGTGGCATGCTCGCCCAGTGGCTCGTGGACGAACTCGATGGCAAGGGAGACATCATTGCCTTCAACGGCCCCGCCGGTGTTGCAGTGAGCGAAGACCGTTGGGCGGGAGCCAAGGCGGTGTTCGACAAGAACCCCGACATCAAAATCGTGACGACCCTCAACAGCGAGTACAACATCGCGCCGGCCGCGCAGGCATTCGCATCCGCCTACGCTGCAAACCCGGACATCGACGGTGTCTTCGCCCAGGGCGGTGCACTCGGCCTGGCCGCACTGCAGACGCTCATCAAGCGTGACGCCCCGATGATCCCGATCACCGGTGAGAACTACAACGGATTCCTTAAGGCGTGGAGCGACAACATTCCCAACGGCTTCTCGTCGATGTCGACCGCTCAGCCCAACTGGATGAGCGCCGTCGCGTTGCGTGCCGCCGTCGCGATCAAGCAGGGCAAGGACATCCCGAAGTGGATCGAGATTCCGCTGCCCGAGATCACCAACGATAACCTGACCGAGTTCGTGAAGACCGGTGAGCCGGACGACTCGTACCCGATCAACGAGTTCAGTGACGCAGACATCAAGGCGTTGCTCGGCCTCTAG